CCTCCTGCCGGTTGGCGCAGACGTGCTGGTGCCCGCGCCGGCAGCGCCGGCAGACGCCGTCGCCCAGCATCGTGTCCCCCATGACCCGGCGGCCGACCCAGCGCGGATCGACACCCGCGCCGACGGCGGACACGGTGCCAGCCCACTCGTGACCCAGGCGCATCGGGAACCACGCGTGCCCCTCGTGCAGGTAGGCCATCTCGCCGGTGAAGAACTCGACGTCGGTGCCGCACACCCCGACCCGATCCACGTCCACGACGGCCTCGCCCGGCCCCGCCACCGGCGCCGGCACCTCTTGCACGGAGCACTCCCCCGGCGCGGTGAGCACCGACGCCCGCATGGTCCGCGTGGTCACCTCGGGCCGAGCACGGTCTGCCGCTGTGTGCCGAGTCCCTCGATGCCGAGCTCGATGACGTCACCGGGCCGCAGCCACACCGGCGGGGTGAGGGCCATGCCCACACCCGGCGGCGTGCCGGTGTTGATGAGGTCGCCCGGCTCGAGAACCATGAACTGGCTGAGGTAGTGCACCAGGAAGAGCGGGTCGAAGACCATCGACCGGGTCGTGCCGGTCTGCCGGCGGACGCCGCTGACGTCCAGCCACAGGCCCAGCGCGTGGACGTCCTCGATCTCCTCCGGGGTGACCAGCCAGGGCCCGGCCGGGTTGAACGTCTCGGCGGACTTGCCCTTGGACCACTGGCCGCCGCGCTCCAGCTGGAAGGCGCGCTCGCTGACGTCGTTGACGACCAGGTAGCCAGCGACGGCGCCGCGGGCGTCCCGCACCGAGTCGAGGTAGCTGGTGCGCCGGCCGATGACGATCCCCAGCTCGACCTCCCAGTCCGGCTTGGTCGACCCGCGCGGGATCCGCACGTCGTCGTACGGGCCGATGA
This window of the Actinomycetes bacterium genome carries:
- a CDS encoding fumarylacetoacetate hydrolase family protein — its product is MYLMRIGPPGAEKPAARVDDDRYVDLSDVVGDFDEAFFGGGGLDRIRPVVAERVAAGRVSRFAGERVGAPIARPHQILCIGLNYRDHAAETGQAVPAEPILFSKSPNTLIGPYDDVRIPRGSTKPDWEVELGIVIGRRTSYLDSVRDARGAVAGYLVVNDVSERAFQLERGGQWSKGKSAETFNPAGPWLVTPEEIEDVHALGLWLDVSGVRRQTGTTRSMVFDPLFLVHYLSQFMVLEPGDLINTGTPPGVGMALTPPVWLRPGDVIELGIEGLGTQRQTVLGPR